The DNA region attttttctcactCGTCCCTTTACCAAATAGCGTCTACGGACTTGTAAGATTGTCCTTTATTTCCTTAAGGCCAAAGAGTTAAGCTTCTTTAGTTttgaattataataaattatattaaaatgacttGTTAAATCATGTATGCCTCTTATTTATGTACAATTAAATATGATTGTTGCTACTTGGTTAATTAGAAATAACACCTTTGTTAGTATTATCACTAATAAGAGTAAAATTGCATAAATACTGAAAACGGTGATgaattagagttcgaacaatgtgtttcaaactctaatattgccaagatcgaatgtatgaagtttagtgacaaaaaaattacgctatcaatgatattgatgtttgtaggagaaagtaaagcaataaaacgacacaaagatttaacgaggttcacccaactaaggctacgtcctccggtgtgtagtatctcttatattatcaaaggagttcaaagaactctcaaatatggagaattacaatagagaagagatataggctagtgtttggcttggagtgtattttgtggatgattatcacaatgtgaatgagagctctctatttataggagagatcacactaagtaacattaagtatattaaagctatgaataaatgataatgaaacatccccaagaacttgaagagtcaaaaaacagcatcctaggagcatcagagacatcgctcgatcaaaacagaggctcgctcggtcaagCGGCCTGGTCGAGCGGGCTGCAGGAAGTTTCTGTTACATTTTGTCTGCTTGCTCGACCCAATCtaaagctcgctcggtcgagcgagctggtcgagcggcacttcagagggcttctgacagtattgttcgacttgcatagtagagcatcttaaacctttgaacttctttATTAGGTCCCATAACTCtcatgaataactcatacttcattacctcattaatccatactttaatcatcatcataaaccacactcatcaagactcatcttaatacaccaattcatgacatacttatgggattccatccctagagtcaccacatgaatgcacgCACCAAATGTgaactcaagtcacaccattcataacaaataCAACCCACGTAACCCTACCTTAGGTGGTAGCCCCTTAATAGCTGGCAAGGGTTATGTAATGTAATGTAATATTATTGAAATATGTTTGTTAACAACATCAAATCACAAGCACAACAATAACTAGGTCCATGCTtaaataagcttttttttttttttggtgggtAAGTAAGACATTCTCCTTCACACAAAAGCATAGTGGCAAATCATGGGACAACATTGGATGTTACTGGTAATGCATATCTGGGCATGTGAAATTATTGCTTCTACTTGATAAAACTAGACCCTCTCCCCTCCTTTGGGTAACTTGCATCTAGGTGCTACCAAACCTGCTTATGGCCTAAATAGCTTCAGCTTTTGCCATATTCTTATGATATGACCTTATGATATGATACCAAAGAGTTTTATGTGGTTTCTGAACTACTGCTTAGAGGCTTAATTTTACATGACAGGCGATACTCGAGTTGACGGGCTTTCTTCGGTTGTGACTTCCTTGTGATGAGGGTATTGGTCTGTATTCTTTCCCGCTCTCCCCAGAGTCTGCCTATGAGCGGGACTCATTGCGATGATAATGAGTCTTAACCCTCTTGTAATCATGTCACATATGTTTTGAAATCTATTCCTATGCCCTTTTAAACTCAAATGCTGTGTAAACTTTATGATTTTGCAAATGTTAAATCAATAAGCATCTTTtgtgtttaattattttcttgatgcaacacCTCTTTTTGTCATCTTTACCTTTCTTCTGACACCTATATGCCTTTTGTCTTGGGTGATAAAGACATTAGCACTGtgaatgcaaaagaaaaatACATATCTTTGAACATTGTGGTTCAGCCTTCAATTTCACTTCTTTTATGAATGAGAATATGAGATAAACTTAAAGCTTCATAAAATGTCACCTTGTTTGTTTGCTACAGAAACTATTGATATATTCTGCTGTTATTAAGTTTGTTGTTTTTTCCCTCTTATTTCTGCCAATTATTTACGTAGAGGAGGAGGGAAgtatttgttagagtatataacgttCTCAAcaattagcttaagcttttagtcaGAGTTGGTTCCTTCACATGTATCAGAAGccaaagtgaaatatttagcacGAGCCAAGTATAGAGAGTGTTTGTGCTCCATCCACACTTTTAGCTCAAAGGATTATCGTATGAGGGGACGTGTTAGAATATATGTCATATTCTTGACTTTAGCCAACTCAAACTTTTGGTTTGTTTGATTCCTTGACTATATTATCTTTGTGACAACCAGCTTAGTAAACCCTAAGTCACTTCccattatgataaaaaaaaataagttcttGTTAAGATGCGCTACACTTGTGTTAAATTTGTGGACGATCACTATTGGTTCAGAGCCGAATCAATTAAAACTTTAGCATTGTTGTTGCCTTTTTAtctatcattttttatttttaagaaaaaattatttagaataataaaatcttttcatgatttttctgcTTGATTTGACTTGATTTTAGTAGGGACTTTAGAGCTTCTATATCATTGTTATCTCTATGTTAATCCTCATGTCCCCATCTACTGCTTTTCCCTTTCAGTCCCTAAATTTACTTGGAAACTTTTTATGTACAGGATAAATGACCATATGAGAAGATTTAACACTCGAAGGCCCGAAGATAGACCGTAAATCTTCAACATTTGGCTCTAGTTGCCTGTTATACTTTTCCTTTACTAACTGTGAAAGGCTATTAGCATATTGCCTTCAGATTAATCAGTAACTATTCCTTTGTTTTTGTCTGGTGGTGGGAGATGCGATAATGCAGCAACTGCTTTTTTTGAGGTTAGGCTTGAACATGATGAGTATGGTAGTTGTGTAATGGAATGAATTTGAGGCCATTATAAGGTTATGGGACTTTGTCCCACAACAATTGTATGGACAACTAATGTGGAGTTCATAGAATAAATGTGCACTCTCACCCACTAGACTAGTTTTTTTGGGGAGTTCTCttgtttattaataataatggtatCAAAACCAACTCGGAGTGGTGGCCTACAAAGTGGTGGCCTGGGTTAAGATAGTTGTAACCAATGAGGATCCAACTCAGAGTAGAGGCCTGGCTTAAGCCGGCCGTGACCAACGGGGATGTTGGTGTTAGAATATATACCATATTTTGGGGCCTCATCCATAAGTCTAAGCAATATACCCTCCTCAAACCCGGTGCGAAATATTCTACTTGAATTTGAGAGCTGGTTGAATTTCGAACCTGTAACTTTTTGTCACGCtggcttctaataccatgtcaaggaacgaATTTAACCAAAAGCTTGAACTTATGGTTGAGACCCAAAAGTATGTTAAATACTCTAATAGTCGAAACTCATTGGGTTTCGAATGTAATGGAATGGATTTGAGGCCATTACAAGGTTATGGGACTTTGTCCCACATCGATTACATGGGTAACTAATGTGGGGTTTATAGAGTAAATCTATAAATGGGTCCTCTCACCTACCTACTAGACTAATCTTTTGGGTGAAAATTGTTGTTTATTCGATAACATGTTGTAATACAGATTACAACAGATCATTGACCCCCGCTCTTTGATGTGTTGGTAGTTCTTTGATTTTATGCAGAAGATCCCGCTGATAACGTGTGTTGTCTTGCACTTGTTATTGAAGAAAATGACTTAACATTTTATCTGGCAATATATGCTCATCTTCTGGTGTTGGTTTCCCTGTGGGGGCAATTATTTCAACTGGCAGTATATATTTTCATGAATTTGTTAATAATTTGTTCTGGATTATAACGTGCTCTCATTTTGAGATTTATGAAGCTTATCTTTTTTatgattgattgaattatgcTTCTTACATTGTCCCCTGGCTTGGATGGACACTTACATTTGTTAAGATTACACTAAACGTAGCTAAGCTGTGGATAAATTGGATTACAAACAGTAAAGATGTGATTTTAGTGTACAAGTACTGATCAGTACAAGGCAGGCTAGGATGGTCATGGTCATGGTCATGGTCATCAACTTATCGTCCTCCTTCCCACCCAAAATTAGGGTCCGGGGAGAAAGCAGCGGACAAATCATACCTGTATCCTCTCGAAGGAGACGGCAGGAAAAATGCGCGTGGTGTATCATCTGTTCAAAAAACTAGATTAATTTTACTGGCTGAACCTAGGTTCAGGCCGACCTTTTATGGTCACAAAAGGTCTCGTGACAATGAAAGATCATTTAGGCCGAGGTTGGCAGTCGCTTGTTGTCAAGTGAGCTCAGGCTAACCGGTTCAGGAGCCACGATGAGTTGTGCTCGCTGCTGTCTCAGTAGATATTCTTAGTTAAAAGAATTGTTTGAAAAGAACAATACTTGTCTGATGCTACAAAACCAACCTGTGTACTTGACACAAGTAACTCTAaactattttttgttttgaggaGCGGAGAAGCCATCATAAATGCTGATAGAGACATACTTTCAACCTAAGGAGTATATAATCCTTTACTTGCTAAATCGACTTATTACGCGCTTACGACATTGAAACAAGAGTAATGAATATTTAGGATATTTTAAtgtcttaacaaataaaatatattgaattgAAAATTGCTCGAAAATGTTAAATTTAGCTCGACTCAAGGTAAAATGGATTCAAAACCTAAGTTATTCGTTTTCCatacatcattatcatcattagtGTATGATCTACCGTCTTCCAATCCTCTCCAAATCCTGAAATGAAATGGGTCGCTTAGCCTAAAACAATAGATTTCCATCTACTTGCAAtgtaaaattacaataattaacATCTAATGATGATCAAGACAGTTGGAGATGGGTACATTCTGTAAATGAGATGTCCCCCCACATGGAAATTTGAGACAGACCTTAATTACAATTTTTACAATGTTTATATAGCCAAGCCAAATACCCAATCTGATCCTATTTTGTTATCTTCCTCATCTAACCACCACTCATTTATGGAATGATTTTGGAGGACATCCTTCATTTGACATATCTGTCCCTTTTCACTATCAATGTTCCCTACCAAGATGGGACACTTACTATACTGCCATTTATCCTCTTCCTAGACACCTACACCTAACTGGGTAATTCCTTCCCTTCCATATTTCTTCACAGATTTTTCATGGAGATGGAGGGTAGAAAACATACTTGTACCTACATAAACATTCATATCTTTTCAGTTTCGATTGACTGACTCTTTTCACTATACCTTTGTCTTCTTTACTGGTACTTTTTATGCCCCTATATTTATAACACTGTTCTGGTGGAATTATGATAATAAAGGGCGGTTTTCGATCATTTTCAAGATGGGACTTGATCAGGAACCAGCTTCACTTACTTCTGCTGACATGTCATCTAAGAAAAAAGAGTTGCTCTCTTCTGCAATGAAGAGAACTAGTGAATGGTTTGCCTTTTTATCTCCTATATAtactttcttatattttatttttattatatatatatatatatatatatatatatatatatatatatatatatatatatatatatatatatatatatattaaagccctttttatattttcaatggAAAATGTATGTATCTTCAAACTTTATCACAAGCTCTTAAGTCTTAACCACTAAGATATTACTAATTATGTTCTGTCAATTGCAGGATTTTTTCTCAGGAAATTCCTAGTGATGTCACTATTCAAATTGGTGATTCCTCCTTTGCTTTGCATAAGGTAACTTACTTTCACTGTTTCTTTGTATTCCTGCTCAATTTCTTAGGATGGAGCACTGGTTGGTTCTTCTATCTAGTCCTTTAGGggttgttaaattaggctggacttatagggaatgccagcatattaatggggagacacgaggtgcacacacttcataaggtaaggagatatataccatccaaaatcatatggcaatgggaagaagggatccaataacttataaagtgtgtacaacatcttttaatttgtcgatgagggataaaccatcccaacagGGGTTCAATTTTTGTTGCGGTTAATGTGTAGGTTGTATCTAGGGTCTTGTAAAAGGGTTTGTCTACTGAGCTGAAGTTTTATACTAGTTTTATGTGAAGTGCAGTTTCCATTGGTGTCAAAATGTGGATACATAAAGAAATTGATATCAGAATCCAATGATTCTGATGGCTGCAAGATTGAAATTCGTGACATTCCTGGAGGAACAGACGCGTTTGAGCTTGCAACAAAGTTTTGCTATGGGATAAACTTTGAGATAGACACAGAGAACATTGCCATGCTCCGCTGTGTAGCCGAGTATCTTGAGATGACAGAGGAACATGCAGTAGGGAACCTTGTAGGAAGGACCGAGGCTTTCATAAATGAAGTAGCGTTAAAGAGTCTTTCTTCCTGTGTTTCGATTCTGCTTACATCAGAAACCCTGCTTCCCGTGGCGGAAGAAGTCAAGTTGGTGAGCCGTTGTGTTGATGCTATTGCTTTTCTGGCTTGCAAGGACAGCCAATTTTCAGGGACTATCCGGGTAGAAGGTGGGAACTCTTCTTCGTTAGTTCCTCAACAAAAACCCGTTGTGGAGTATTGGTGGGCCGAAGATTTAACTGTTCTTAGAATCGATATGTTTCAAAGGATCCTGATTGCTATGACAGCCAGAGGATTTAAGCAATATGCTCTTGGTCCATTACTCATGCTGTATGCTCAAAAGTCTCTTAGAGGTTTGGTGAGATATCCTCGATTTCTTCATGCTCTCGtttttcttgtttgattttcgtTCTAGGTGGTTTATTTTCGATGTCAAAAGGTCCaatctatgttactcggactcttcattttgcttcacgtacctgTGTCTGATTCTTGATACTcagacattggtatggcacttagaaaCTTCATTTTACGCATAAAAATTGtgtatttagacgtatccgactcTTGTAAATGTATCAGTATCCAGCATCAATAGCCGACAATAGGGTTCAATAAGTTCACAACATGTTCTAGGATTTATTTATGCCATTTTATCCTTTTTCTCTTGCAAAAGTTGACAGTATGATTATGGTCTTGTGGAGCAGGAGGTGATGGGTAAGGGGAGGAAGAAATTGGATCCAAAGCAAGAACATGAAAAAAGGGTTGTCTTAGAGACCATAGTGAGTCTTCTTCCTAGGGAACGAAATGTATTATCCGTTAGTTTCCTGGCCATGTTGCTTCGGTCTTCTACATGGCTTGAGACAACTGTAGCTTGCCGTCTTGATTTAGAGAAGCGGATGGCCTTGCAACTTGGTCAGGCAGCTCTAGACGATCTTCTGATACCTTCATATTGTTTCACTGGGGAAACCTTATTCGATGTGGATTCAGTGCGGAGGATCATGGTAAACTATCTCGAGAGCGAAGTGGAGGGAAATCATCTAGGTTATGGTGCGGGAGAGAATCATGTCGCTCCTCACACAAATGACCTTGAACGAGTCGGAAAATTGATGGAGAATTACCTGGCTGAGATCGCTTCTGATCGAAACTTGACAGTGTCCAAGTTTACCGGTCTAGCTGAGCTTATTCCTGAACAAGCTCGGGTCACTGATGATGGGATGTACAGAGCTATTGATATATTCCTCAAGGTAAGTTCTGTTTCCTTTTCTGTTGATAGCAAAATTTGCTCATTCGAAATGTTCGATGACATCTTCATAACGTAGAAGCTTACTTAcaaatacaaattttttttaggcTCATCCAACATTAAGCGACCTGGAGAAAAAGAAAGTGTCCAGCTTAATGGATTGCCAGAAGCTATCTCCCGAAGCATGTGCACACGCAGCTCAGAACGACCGTCTGCCAGTCCAAACAGTCGTTCAAGTCCTGTACTATGAGCAGCTGCGCATGCGTGAGTCTATGAACGAAAATTCCGGGGGTGATTCAAATTCATCTGCAAACGCAATGATTCCTCCAAAAACTCTGAGTTTGTACCCGACTAATACACCTTCCTCGGATGAGTTGTTGAGTCTAAGGAGAGAAAACGAGGGTCTAAAACTCGAGCTTCTTAAACTCAAAATGAAGTTGAAGGAGGTTGAGAAACCTGTGAATATGGTTGAAAATAGTACATTTGGATCAGATACTAGTAGTCCAGCTAAAAGTATGACTTCTACTGCTAATGATAATGCAAATGCTGCTAATCAAAAGCCACCTTTGCCTAGGAAGTCGTTTATGAATTCCGTCAAGAAATTGGGGAGGCTTCTTATTCCTGCCGATGGAGTGCTCACACCTCCTCGACGTGGTAAGGCTAGTAAAGGTCGTCGTCATTCCATCTCGTAAGGCTCTTCTAGCTATGGCCTTGCCTGGCTGTAGGGGACTTATTTTTGGAGTAATGTACAGTTTAAGCTCATCTAGTTGCTGAAACTGCATGCGCTGAGAATTGAGTAAACTGctgtttcttttttttccacATTTGTTTGCTGAATTTTATAATtgttctaatatatatatatatatatatatatatatatatatatatatatatatatatatatatatatatatatatatatatatcaaaagcCACATTTGTTTGAAATACATatctgattttttcttttttaagtcgctgttagtaacagcttactccaaggctaggtttggatgtacggacgcttattttgggaattaagttttcacgaaacttattttcaaaattaagttgttaaaacatcttattttattcaaattttctcttACTTTTCTGGTTTGCGTATACgacataaaaaataagaaatttgagaTGGTAGTCCTACAGCTTTCTCATTTTGGTAGCCCTAAAAGTTGTACATTctttggcattgactttgactttgacgaGCTTAACGTTAGTTATTCAACTTAGCTTGGAGTCAACTATTTAAAATTAACCCATCATAGATTAGGGGCAGAGCTATTCAATATCAGATGTCGGATCTGAATATTCTAAATAGTGAATATTTTAATCTAGTTTCGACTCGAAAAACGAATATTCAGAATTAGAATATCCAGTTTGATCCAaattaaaaatcagataaatcaAATACTAGctatacaattttaaaattcttattttcttggctttatgaaaaaatatttacatttttttactCTAAAATATTTAGCTTCACCTCggctttcttttttaaatttttttaactttaaatacgaattattttgggaatatagttagattttcaaaa from Amaranthus tricolor cultivar Red isolate AtriRed21 chromosome 3, ASM2621246v1, whole genome shotgun sequence includes:
- the LOC130809321 gene encoding BTB/POZ domain-containing protein SR1IP1-like — its product is MGLDQEPASLTSADMSSKKKELLSSAMKRTSEWIFSQEIPSDVTIQIGDSSFALHKFPLVSKCGYIKKLISESNDSDGCKIEIRDIPGGTDAFELATKFCYGINFEIDTENIAMLRCVAEYLEMTEEHAVGNLVGRTEAFINEVALKSLSSCVSILLTSETLLPVAEEVKLVSRCVDAIAFLACKDSQFSGTIRVEGGNSSSLVPQQKPVVEYWWAEDLTVLRIDMFQRILIAMTARGFKQYALGPLLMLYAQKSLRGLEVMGKGRKKLDPKQEHEKRVVLETIVSLLPRERNVLSVSFLAMLLRSSTWLETTVACRLDLEKRMALQLGQAALDDLLIPSYCFTGETLFDVDSVRRIMVNYLESEVEGNHLGYGAGENHVAPHTNDLERVGKLMENYLAEIASDRNLTVSKFTGLAELIPEQARVTDDGMYRAIDIFLKAHPTLSDLEKKKVSSLMDCQKLSPEACAHAAQNDRLPVQTVVQVLYYEQLRMRESMNENSGGDSNSSANAMIPPKTLSLYPTNTPSSDELLSLRRENEGLKLELLKLKMKLKEVEKPVNMVENSTFGSDTSSPAKSMTSTANDNANAANQKPPLPRKSFMNSVKKLGRLLIPADGVLTPPRRGKASKGRRHSIS